The DNA window TCAACCCCTAATCGCCGTCATAAAAGGGCCGTGACTACTGGAAAATTTGAAAGTTGCGTTAGGAGGCTAGGTTACAATTCGGGAGATGTTCAAAACGTCCAGTCAGCCTCATTGATCGCGTCTGGGTCACGCAGGGGCCGCATGGCCCCTGCTGCGATGTCATCAGCCATTTCAAAATGGTAACGGCCCAGCACATTGATGTGACCATGCCGCATCGGGGAAAGCCGCACCATGTCATCATCCTTGACATCCTCACCAATTTCTCTGATCCAGTCGAGAGAGGCTGAGATGTAACGGGTGTTCCAGACCGCAACCGCGTTCACCACGAGTCCCAGCACACCAAGCTGGTCTTCCATGTTCTCGCGGTAACGCTGGCGAAGTTCGCCTTTTCTGCCATGAAAAATCAGTCGGGCCAGTACCCAGCGGGCTTCACCGCGATTGAGTTGCCGTTGGATTTTCCTGCGGTAATCCTCGTCCTG is part of the Deinococcus fonticola genome and encodes:
- a CDS encoding Tn3 family transposase produces the protein MADIGHTRYWRMDRHANYGDLNEVARHQINTGLIASHWDDLLRVAASLKQGTVPAPEIMRVLGKNGSLSGLGKAVAELGRIAKTLYLLNYVQDEDYRRKIQRQLNRGEARWVLARLIFHGRKGELRQRYRENMEDQLGVLGLVVNAVAVWNTRYISASLDWIREIGEDVKDDDMVRLSPMRHGHINVLGRYHFEMADDIAAGAMRPLRDPDAINEADWTF